The Telopea speciosissima isolate NSW1024214 ecotype Mountain lineage chromosome 11, Tspe_v1, whole genome shotgun sequence genome includes the window TTCCTTCTTTGGTGCTTTTTCTCTGTTCCTACTGTTTGTGCTTCATCACAATCTGCTGTCCGAAATGCTTCTCTTGCATAACAATGTCAAATGTTGCAAAGAAAATTAATATGCATGAACCTAAGAGTTTTCTAGTATTTCTCACCTTTTAGGCAGTATGgacatggtttttttttgcaaattttTCTGTGGAACTATAGTGTACTTTTGCAGAAGTGGTTTCCAGCAGAGAAACTCCTGTCACTTACTCTTTGTTGTTCCAGATACATACTAGACTAATTTTATGATGACTTAGTTCTTTCACATAAAGTCTGGCAAAATTACAAAATTCCCATCAATTCTTCCCTGCATTATGGATTATATATTTCCCTGAACATGCTTGTTTGTGAAATTTTTTTACCTACTACCCTTACCACAGATTGGACAAATTGGaactaatttaggagtagctctaACGCATGATAAGTTGTGAGaggtcgtttgaggtggcatgaacATGTGGAACAAAGACCTTTGACGTATGGTGGAGTGATATGGTTCAGATTGGGGAGCCAAAATAGCCAGGATTAGTCCACAAATGACAATGGGAGAAGTGggaaggaaagacatgcatatcTTAGGACTAACAAGTTtgactttgaatagagttgattggccAAAGAGGATCTATTAGCTGACTCCATTTACTTTGGGAaaggttgagttgagttgtatccTTACCACAGAATCTTCCATTTTGTGTCCCTGCCCTCCTTGAGTCtttctataattttatattCTGGATATATGACTTGGTAAAGACTTTGAAGGAATATGCTGATGTGTAGAACATATTTTATGTGGTCTCTGTGAGTTCTATAGTTTAAATTAGAAATTTTGATGAATGAGTGATAAATGCCCACCAATTTCACAACTTTAACTTTTCATATATGCATTTTTGTTAATGTATTCCTTCTTAAGTAGGTCATTTCTTTTATATGAAAGGGAAAAACTAATgcttttaaatattattttattggcCTTATGGTTTTGAAGTAACATATGGGTATATCATTTGCAGCAACCGGGTATTGGGGGAGAAGTAGTGCCACACCAGGATAACTCATTTCTTTATACAGATCCTCCTtcttgcactggattgtggttAGCTCTGGAGGATGCAACCATTATTAATGGTTGCCTTTGGGCCATTCCAGGATCTCACAAGAGTAGGTTCCCTCTATTTAActtgtttatgtttttgtttgtaTTGAAAGACTTGTTTACTTTTCAAGCTTAATCTTACATTCTTGTATGTGGATTTTGTCAGATGGCCTGGTGAGAAGGTTCTTTAGAAATGAGGAGGGTGTTCACTTTGATCGTCCATCCCCAGCTTTTGATCAGAAAGATTTTGTAGCTCTTGAAGTGAAAGCTGGATCATTGGTGGTCATCCATGGTGACCTTATACATCAAAGGTTACTTGCCATAAAAAACTATTTTGACATCTGGCTGGTTTAAATACTTACTCTATATTTCTTACTCGCTCCCTACTATGGATTTCAGTTTTGAGAATCAATCCCCAAAATCGAGACATGCTTTGAGCCTGCATGTTGTTGATACTGAAGGCTGCAAATGGGCACCTGACAACTGGTAAGTATATGGTCAACTCTTCCAATTTTGTGTTGAtataaaaatcatattttgTTGTTTGAAGGATTAAAAGAACACCTTTTCCCCCCTTTACCTGGACAAGGGGTTCCTGGAGTGGCAGTTCAGATGCTATTCATTGTCTGCACACTTATATATGCCATGTGTTAGGTTGGATggactgaaattttgtggacaggtagaccTCAAGTTCCCCTGCTCACATCTCAAGTTTCAGACCAAATGGAGTTTTCCACGTGGCAAAACAAAGCAATGAAAAATGTGGGATAATACCAAATGAGTGCGTAGACCATATAGGAAGTGCTTGGACATCCATGGAGAGTAAACCTTAACATGGGgtgtatatgattgaatttgggactgaaatttgacatatggccTATTCAGATCATCCCTTAAATATCCACTGGTCAAGTCTGCCCCCTCATCTTTCCACATAGCACACAAAATCACAAATAAGTGTGCAAGACTAGAAAAGGTCCCTAAACCTGCTAGACCGTGGTTCCTCATCACCTTTTCTAGAAAGTGTGCTTTGTCCTCGACTTTTGTTCCTTGTAAACTTGTATAGAATTGTTTGTTTGTTGATATTGAATTTAACGCTTTGTATTACCTTCCAATGTTAATTAGAAGAGCCCTAAACCGAAAAAGGAGTATAAAGAGTCCTAAAAACCTTAAAGATACTTGCTACACAACTTTCTCAATTATACAAATTAAAAGAAACTGAATGAGAGGAAGTTATGATTTCTACTCCCACTTCCACAAAGTCTATCTGAATGGGACTCCTACGCTTGACCTGACTTGAGTCTCAAGGAATGAAGCATGCCCACAGATGTgccacactttttttttttttggtgaaacagTAAGTATATGCCCACCCACTATTGAGATATGAGATTCAAGATGCCTGAGCTCCTCTTAGGTTGCAGTTTGAGGGTTCTCCTTTGTTCCTGTCTCATTGTTAGCCTCAGGGCATAAGGCCCTCACACCATACCATCCATTAACCTTacccaaaggaagaagaaacacTGCACTAACTTGGAGAGAAGGTAAGAGAGGATATTCCTAcatttgtattttctttgttgggattttctaaaatatcaCTTGTAGAACTGCTGTATTTTCCTGAGCTCACCAGCCCTAGTCATTTTCTAACCTCAGTATGTGTTTATGAAAACCATAATTATCTAATCATTGCATTGATTCATCACTGGCTGTTTTCTAGATTATCTTCTAGATCGTCagttttttttcataattaatgTATGACCAAATATGTAATGATTGGTTTGATTTAGGCCTTCGATTGTGTCATAGTTGTTTTGTAATTCAGAATTTTACAGGTTACACATTAAGAAATGTTTCTCAAGAGGTTTTACTGTACATAAACACAGGTTATATTAATCATTTAAGAAAGAAAGTATAGAAACAAAGTTTTCTGTAAATTCCCTTGCAGTTCTTGAAAACACTTCCCAGCTGCTATGCCTCTGAATCCTGATTTGTACTTTGTTGCACCCTGTACCAGGATCAGAAGAAAAGTGGAACCAGAGCCCCTTTATATTTCTTGACTGGAGCTTGTTAGCAGTCTCTTGAATGGTTTATATCTTCAAAATGATGGTATCTGGAGGAAGGCAAAATCAGATGGACCTTTCCCTTACAGGATTATTATGCAGTTCAATTGCCTAGTTATTACATGGATGTTCTCTTCGAGAGGTGTTGATCTTGCATCTGAAAATGGATTGTATGAACTTATTATATCCTTGAATGCTAAATCTTAGCTTTAGTGTAActgtatttcttttctcttactgAAAAAATAGATGATGTAGAATGCACCCGACAATCAGGGGAAACAAAGGACAGAATAAGTAAAGATCGTATTAGAAGCAAAGATCCACAAGGACCCGTCACTGGGAAATGAATTTTCCGAAGTCATGGGTTGGTCTTGGGATATATGATAGAAATTTGGTTGGGGGTGGCTGTGCATGACCCTGATATGAAGGACCTTGCACTTTCATTTACCTGTGATGGGTCGGACCTACTCGATAGTGTTGCAGTAGGATTGCACTATCACCCAATGGTtgaatgattttgaggccaTAGACAACAGAGAGAGATTCTTGCTTCCATTTCTGACAACGGCCTTGATGGGCAGGAGATGCATGTGTGCTGTTAATGTACAAGTCGAAAACTttagagaagaaataaagaatgaGAATGTGAAGCTtacattattttaattttaattatatatatataaatataaaaatatgtaAATTTATATACATGCTTCAGCCCAAATGCGACATTGGCCTAGGTATCTCATTCCTTGCCTGCCCTGCAGGATGAAAAGCCCACCTGAGCCCGATGGGCTTCGACAGGTTTGAGCCCACTAGATCAAACTTGCATCTCTACAAAATATGAAGTGCGTAAGCACACCACCAGTATGGATCTTTATCGCCCTCAGTACTACAGAGGGTGTTGTGCGCATTGTGTTGTGCAATACTGCTTatgtgtgcacggtggggcctactgtgcacacatgggcggtgctgcgccgcacgatgcgcacagcacccccagtagtactgggggcgataattttcccacCAGTACTGGAGGCGATGCTATGCGCATCATGCTGCACAGCAGCACCCATGTGCGCACGGTGGGGCctactgtgcacacatgggcgctGCTATGTCGCACGATACGCATAGTAGCGGCCCCAATATTGGGGCCGATAAAGATCCCCAAATCATGGGAGCCAAATAGTTAAGAATTACGAGACTCAGTGAGGAGAGGTTTTAATAATCAGTAATTGGATCTCAATTTCCACCAATCCGATAGAGTCATTCATATCCAAAAGCCCTATAAATTCCCTTTCCTTTAAATTTGAGgatcgattttagggttcttgAACACCAATTCGGATTGATTCCAATCCGGATTAGAATACCGATTCCATGTTTTAAGCCTTGGTGAGAGACGATCCgattaagaaaaatagaaatctcAAGATACCTTTTATATTATTAGGATCTAATAAAATCATCACCCTAAAAAAGGCAACTTCAACAGCTGGTAACTGACTTAGTTggccttctaaaaaaaaaaagatcgagTAGAGAGATTCATTCCGCTCATATTAGATGGATATAGATATATTCCCACTGCAAATAAAATCTtgccatttttattttcttgaggaaaaaaaaaaaatcttgcgATAGATCGTCAAAACCTTTAAAGTGTAAGGTTTCAACTCTCAAGTTAGCACTTTCTCCCCAATCGCCATTGAAGGAGCTCATCTTCCCTGAGAGAAGTCGGCCTTCCTCCAGTAtgtacatctctctctctctctctctcacacacacacacacaatttcTTGACCAAGTAAGAAGTCTAAGAAACAGAAAGATGTTGGCGATTATTTTATGTGTCTAATGAAGTttgatctagtgtatgggcatTAGATGTGTCTATGTGTCTACCCCTTGGTTCTTCGTCTAATTCCAATGTGGATGTTAAATGTATTAATATATGGGAtaaggttgttgttgttgttgttgttaaatgtattaatatcaatatgtttttTATAAGTTTTGCTATTTCAACTTatgtgggttcaaaacttgaaaacaaCCTCTCTTGCGAAACAGGGGTAGTAGGAGCCTCGTGCATGAgttgctatttttttgtttttttttatcagctcTGGAACTGTTGGCGTATCAGTACCTAACAGATTTTGAATCAAATGTAGATTTTCATTATCTATTTGATGACTAAACaggagagaaagagggtgaaGATCGATGGGTCGTGCGAAAGTGAAGTTGGAACTCATTGCAAAGGAAAGATCTCGCAACACCACTTTccagaagagaaaaaagggtttaaagaagaaaaccaaCGAGTTCTCCACACTTTGTGATGTTGATGCCTGCTTGATCATCTTTGGGCCCAAGCAAGGTAACCGTTTGATCGAACCAGAGACTTGGCCATAGAACCGTGAAGATGTTCTCAACATCATCGAACGGTTTAGAAAGAACTGTACAACTACAGAAGGACGAGGGAATCGACACATAGGCATTCCTGAATTCTATGAAGACCAAATTAAGAAGCTTCGTAGAGAGTTGAACGAGTTGCGGCAACACAATGGCAAAACTCAGTACCCCACGTGGGACAACCGTCTAGATAATCTCTCTGTGGACCAGCTCAAACACCTTGCTGCATCGTTGGATTCAAAGATTGAATTTGTGAAGGCTATGATTGATCTTAATGAAAGAAATCACTATGTCTTGCATGATGCCACAGGGTTGATAGAATACTCTGTCCCACCAATGAATCAAAACCCTcctccttttcctcttcttccttataGGGATTCTTATAATAGGAGTACAATGGATGACATGCAGATGCACATGAACCCTCACCACCAGCCTATTGTGCTTTGGATCAATCTCTTGTGATCAACGGTATGGATTGCATGGGAAATTACTATGGTACATTGAATAGCATTATTGCTTATCATCCTACGGCTGTCGTAGCTCCAATGTCTAATCAGATCTGTTACAATCCCATGTTGCCAACGGTTGATGAGATGACCGTAATCAACAATACCGGAGGGGGACCGGTGAGGCCTTGCTACTTCACTCATCCCTATTTTGCACCACCGCTATATCAGATCAATGAGTTTTTCGATTTGCAGGATTATTACCATGATCTGGATGATAAACGGTCATAGGTTCATCTGTTACATCTCCACTATGTTTTAATTTATAGATATGTCTAGCTACTACAGCTTTGAGTATCCCAAACttgtgtttaccaaaaaaaaaaaaaaagagtattccaaacttgtcttttattttatcttttatgagGTAGAACTTAGGAGTGGAGATTATTAATGTTTAGATGAACTAATATAAGTATCATATGGTAATAATTTGTgattaaagagaagaagatttcaTTATTAGTtctatttttctgtgtttttcacTTTTATGATTTAAATTGGGTTTCTCGTTTGTGTTAGGCTCTTGATtaagaagagcaaaatggtgGTTAAGTATATGACAACATGATAGGAGCTTATTTGCCCAAAATTCTATTCTAGGCCTATCACTACCCCTCACTAGCACTTTATTTGGGGTACCATTGTGATTCAACTCCATCACTTATGAATCTACATATAAATATgggtaagagatctctacttggtcgtaTGGTTTCTATGCAAGCATTTGGGCCAATAGGTGAGCACGTCTGGGTATCTCCTAGTAGatagaggcgtcatctcacggtgccctgtgagagggcgtaggaaacaccaagtagagatctttttccctataaatatatatagttcTCTTcattaatgacaaaaatgcATGTAGGCAAGGAAGGCTTCATTGCCAAGTTGTCATCATATTCTCATTCTATATAGAGAACCCTAAAAACTCATACTCTTTCACTAAGAATGCATAAAAGGGCATTAAGAATGTACAAAATAACATTTATGAAAGCGAAAGGACACATGTCAGCACCTAATTGTTCATGAAGCCTACCCGTATAGGTAGGTGATCATGTGTCTTCTTATCTAACAAAAAGCATTACTCGGTTTGCCTGACTTTTGATGTGCTTGCTAGTGCATCCACAATATTAAGGTACAATAGGGCCAGACTTTTAAAAACCTTGGCCCAACCCAAGGTCCACAATTCTCAACCCAAGCACCACTGTTGGGCTTTGGGGGCCCTATTTTATCATTAGACCATTTTGTTCATCCACTAATAACCAACTTTTTTTTGAATAGATAGGTTCTTGCCAACTAAGCTATCTCCTTAGGGTTAACAACCAACATTGAGTTTATCCGCCATTTCTCCCTCTTATTTATAGGCTCTCattcccttttgttttcttaaatTTTCAATGTGAGACTAAAGATGAGTACATTCTCTACTCTTCCTCcttttttggaacaaaaaagaaGTGTTTATTAGTCCCATATTTAAAATTTAAGAGAAGGAATAAAGAATGAGATGTCTATAAATAAAGTTCGATATCCCAATTCCCAAGCGactttacttttatttttatgttatataaatgtaaaaaaattataaattttcatATAGGCTTCAATTCAGCTCAAGCCCATCCTTGCCCTAGCCCGAACCTAGGAATCTCAATCCTAGCCCACTCTGCAGGATGAAAAGCCCAACCAAACCCTGTCAGGCTCAGGCGGGCTTTGGCAGATTTAAGCCCACTGGGCCATACTTGCACCCCTAGCTGACAATATCATGTGCATAAGAACACCAAATCATGGGAGCCAAACTGATTATGAATAACAGAAATCTCGAGAGACCTTTCATGGATCTAACAAAATCACCCTTAAAAGACAACCTCAATAGCTGGTAACTTACTAAGTCGCCATTGAAGGATCTCATCTTCCCTAACAGAACTCGGCCTTCTTCTGGTATGTacatatatctctctctctatcttcatGTTCTCccctgtgaaaaaaaaaaagaaagaagaaagcaaaaaaatcaAGACAAAAAGGCTCAAGGTGGGCTAAGCCAAGGCCGGggtaaaaaatattttttctcgTATGTAAAAACTAAcataaaaatgacaaaaatgtgGCCCAGCCTGGCCCGTACTGAGCTTGACAGGTTAACGCCTTGGCTGCTATATCTCATCTCgatggattcagatcttctatgggGCAGCTGCCCATCCGACCTATGTTGTGTAGACACAAGGCCGCATgtaatgactaccttacccccacttagacaagggtaaggcggtcattgcatgtGAACCTGTGTCTATACAGCACAGGTAGAATGGGGCAACGAGCCGCAAAAGATCTATTTTCTCTCGACCCTATTGCACCCCTAACCCAAAATATGTAAGGTTTCACTGAATTTTGTAAGAAGTTCCCATGCTACAGAAATCCCAACAAGAGAAAGCATTTTTTTAAGAACATTAACATGATAGTAGTGAATTCAAATCTTCTATAAAATTTGACCTTTGAATAAGTGATGATATGAAAAATATATCCAATTAATTTTCTCCACCATAAAAAATCTGCCACAAGAATGAAAAATCATTCCTATTGGAAGGAATTAGGCATGGATTGTCAATCCATTTCTATCTATgtaaaagagtttttttttggaaggggaTGCTTTTCCTGCTATGTTGATTACTtttggataaaaatcctctgtagtacTGTCGGGTGCGCACCTGCGGTGCATATCCTGTGACAAGTGCACACCCGgaggtactgcagaggatcctggtccatTACATCTACCCGTGGATCGATGAGTTGGGCAACATATATTGttggaaataaattttcaagAACCCATTTTCTATAAGTTCAAACTAAATGaaataatatttattaaaaagaagaaaaaactaagGTTCCATTTGTTATGAcgtaaaattttaatttcaaggAACCAACATACCCTCTATAGTATATGTTATTTCTAATCGCCCCCTCTCACATATCTTCCTCGTAtatgtttttttggtaagcaTATCTTCCTCTTATTAGGAAACCATATATTCTAACTTATCTTCTTTCTTAATTGAATTTATCTTTACTTAACTCTCTCTTATAAGGAAACTATATAATCCAACTTTTTTTCTTATTGGTGTCCCCTCCGATCTTCTCTGTTTGAGAATTAGGATTGGAAGGCGAAATTGGCGGATCAGAAGAAATTAAAGGAGGTACCCGGATCATAATTCCAGTCGCTCCTCTTGTTCGGaggaatttgattttctaagTCATCGATTCTGTCTCGATCAGTCTGACTCCTCGAAGTGAAGGTGGTACGTTCCTTTATTTCATTGGTTGATATATATTCCTATTTTctccattcgtttttttttttttttttttttttttttggtctctcgGATCGGAAGACATAGTTATTCTTGATCAAGAGGATAGAATGGATACTTTGAAGGGTTGAAGCCTTGAAGGGAAAGACAATGTGGGTCTGGTTTACTTCCTTGTCCTACTGATTGTtcgagagagtgtgtgtgtgtctcaGTAGATCACTATAGTAAGTAATTCTTTTAAAATTGTTTTACCATaacttctcttatctcttttgATTCTCAAAAGCTTCTGCATTATTGaatttcttaattatttttcataaataGTTTGGTTGATTTAATTTGCATTCCTCAATTCATACAAATAGTCATTTTGCTAAATTTAAAATATGAAGAATACTCATTGATTAGAAGGTTGACTACTGTGAAATTAAATGTTCTTTTGGGTATTTGTTTTGTAACACTTGCTTGAATTCCTTGGTCTCTGTCTATTTCCTTTGGATTATTATTTACATCTTGTAACAATTTCTAAAATTTTTACAGTGATCAAACATCTTCTTAATGCTTATTGAAAGTTTCAATTGGAATTACaagtttttgggattttgttatCTACTTTGAGAACATGCTAAGAAAGAATTTGGAACTGTAAaatgttaatttttgtttttattattcatCAGAAAGATGTTGGTGATTATTTTATGTGTCTAACGAAGTTTGATCTATTGTATGGCCGGGCATTAGATTGGTCAGTGTATGGACATTAGATGTGTCTCTGTGTCTACCCCTTGGTTCTTCGTCTTTTTTTGCCCAATGTAGATGTTAAATGTATTAGTATATGGGAtaaggttgtcattgttgttgttgttaaatatattaatatcaatatgtttttTGTAAGTTTTGCTATTTCAACTtatgcgggttcaaaacttggaaacaacctctcttgCGAAATAAGGATAGTAGGAGCCTTGTGCATGAGTtgctctttttttgtttttttaatcagCTCTGGAACTGTTGGTGTATCAGTACCTAACAAATTTTGAATCAAATGTAGATTTTCATTATCTATTTGATGACTAAACaggagagaaagagggtgaaGATCGATGGGTCGTGCGAAAGTGAAGTTGGAACTCATTGCAAAGGAAAGATCTCGCAACACCACTTtccagaaaagaaagaagggtttaAAGAAGAAAACCTATGAGTTCTCCACACTTTGTGATGTTGATGCCTGCTTGATCATCTTTGGGCCTAAGCAAGGTAATCGTTTGATCGAACCAGAGACTTGGCCAGAGAACCGTGAAGATGTTCTCAACATCATCGAACGGTTTAGAAAGAACTGTACAGCCACAGAGGGACGAGGGAATCGACACATAGGCATTCCTGAATTCTATGAAGACCAAATTAAGAAGCTTCGTAGAGAGTTGATCGAGTTGCGGCAACACAATAGCAAAACTCAGTACCCTACGTGGGACAACCGTCTAGACAATCTCTCTGTGGACCAGCTCAAACACCTTGCTGCATCGTTGGATTCAAAGATTGAATTTGTGAAGGCTATGATTGATCTTAATGAAGGAAATCACTATGTCTTGGATGATGTCACAGGGTTGATAGAATACTCTGTCCCACCAATGAATCAaaaccctcctcctcctcttcctcttcctcatcttccttATAGGGATTCTTATAATAGGAGTACAATGGATGACATGCAGATACACATGAACCCTCACCACCAGCCCTATTGTGCTTTGGATCAATCTCTTGTGATCAACGGTATGGATTGCATGGGAAATTACTATGGTACATCGAATAGCATTATTCCTTATCATCCTACAACTGTCGTAGCTCCGATGTCTAATCAAATCTGTTACAATCCCATGTTGCCAACGGTTGATGAGATGACCGTAATCAACAATACCGGAGGAGGACCGGTGAGGCCTTGCTACTTCACTCATCCCTATTTTGCACCGCCACTACATCAGATCAATGAGTTTTTTGATTTGCAGGATTATCACCATGATCTGGATGATAAACGGTCATAGGTTCTTCTGTTACATCTCCACTATGTTTTAATTTATAGATATGTCTAGCTACTACAGCTTTGAGTATCCCAAacttgtcttttattttatcttttatgagGTAGAACTTAGGAGTGGAGATTATTAATGGTTAGATGAACTAATGTAAGTATCATATGATAATAATTTGTgataaaagagaagaagatttcattattagttctatttttttgtgtttttcacTTTTATGATTTAAATTGGGCTTCTCGTTTGTGTTAGGCTCTTGATtaagaagagcaaaatggtgGTTAAGTATATGACAACATGATAGGAGCTTATTTGCCCAAAATTCTATTCTAGGCCTATCACTACCCCTCACTAGCACTTTATTTGGGGTACCAGTGTGATTCAATTCCATCACTTATGAATCTACATATAAATATgggtaagagatctctacttggtcgcatggtttcTACACAAGCATTTGGGCCAATAGGTGAGCACGTCTGAGTATCTACCTCGTAGATAGAGGCGTAATCTCATGGTGCCATGTGAGaaggcgtaggaaacaccaccaagtatagatctttttccctataaatatatatagttcTCTTCATTAATAGGAAAAATGCATGTAGGCAAGGAAGGCTTCATTGCCAAGTTTTCATAAAAGGGCATTAAGAGTGTATGAAATAAtatttatgaaagcaaaatgaCACATGTCAGTACGTTCATGAACCCTACACGTATAGGTAGGTGGTCATGTGTCTTCTTATTGAACAAAAAGCATTACTAGGTTTGCCGGACTTTTGATGTGTTTGCTAGTGCATCCACAATATTAAGGTACAATAGGGCCGGGCTTTTCAAAACCCAGGCCCAACCCAAGTTCCACAATACTCAACCCAAGCACCACTGTTGGGCTTTGGGGGCCCTATTTTATCATTAGACCATTTTGTTCGTCCACTAAtaatcaactttttttttttttttt containing:
- the LOC122646055 gene encoding phytanoyl-CoA dioxygenase translates to MGIVGNLNPEQLQAFHSQGFLVIDSFSSPEEIDGMRKQMDQLLDEFDCSSVSIFSTKNQKKLTDDYFYESAEKISFFFEEKAFDDDGNLKQPKQLSINKVGHALHEIDPVFSKFCRSEKTSNLFVSLGYKRPVIIQSMYIFKQPGIGGEVVPHQDNSFLYTDPPSCTGLWLALEDATIINGCLWAIPGSHKNGLVRRFFRNEEGVHFDRPSPAFDQKDFVALEVKAGSLVVIHGDLIHQSFENQSPKSRHALSLHVVDTEGCKWAPDNWIRRKVEPEPLYIS
- the LOC122645367 gene encoding agamous-like MADS-box protein AGL80; protein product: MGRAKVKLELIAKERSRNTTFQKRKKGLKKKTNEFSTLCDVDACLIIFGPKQEGRGNRHIGIPEFYEDQIKKLRRELNELRQHNGKTQYPTWDNRLDNLSVDQLKHLAASLDSKIEFVKAMIDLNERNHYVLHDATGLIEYSVPPMNQNPPPFPLLPYRDSYNRSTMDDMQMHMNPHHQPIVLWINLL
- the LOC122645368 gene encoding agamous-like MADS-box protein AGL82 — translated: MGRAKVKLELIAKERSRNTTFQKRKKGLKKKTYEFSTLCDVDACLIIFGPKQGNRLIEPETWPENREDVLNIIERFRKNCTATEGRGNRHIGIPEFYEDQIKKLRRELIELRQHNSKTQYPTWDNRLDNLSVDQLKHLAASLDSKIEFVKAMIDLNEGNHYVLDDVTGLIEYSVPPMNQNPPPPLPLPHLPYRDSYNRSTMDDMQIHMNPHHQPYCALDQSLVINGMDCMGNYYGTSNSIIPYHPTTVVAPMSNQICYNPMLPTVDEMTVINNTGGGPVRPCYFTHPYFAPPLHQINEFFDLQDYHHDLDDKRS